ACCTTCACGACACGGCGGCTCACCCCACGGATGTTCCCATGCAGGTCGCGGGAAAACGGCCCTCGGTCCGGTTCTTGCAGGGGCCTCCCCGGCGGTTGTTCGGCCCCGGACGTTGCGGTCTAGCCCTCCTCGCTCGCCTGCCCCGCGAGCCGGGCGAGATGGGCGCGCCAGGTGCCCTCGGTGTGCACGAGCGGCCGGCCGTGGAAGGCCCGGACGAGGGCGTCGCGCGGGCCGCCCGGCGGCAGGTGGGTGATGAACCGGATCGCGGCGCGCTCGCCCTCCTCGCGGGCCAGGAGGTCGAGCACCGTCCCCCCGAGCAGCGGCGCATCGCGCAGGCCCGGCGGGAAGGACGGCTCGCCGCCCTCGCGCAGGCGCCGCCCGATCGCCGGCCGGGCGTGGGCGGTCTGGCCGCCGAAGAACTGGCCCGCGCCGAAGACCAGCCACGCCCAGCGCACCGCCCGCACGAACGTGCCGGCCCGGAACGGCGGGGGCAGCAGCGGGGCGTTGTGGCCGACGACGAGCTGGGCGTAGAGCGCCGAGGGGGCCAGCAGCTCCATCTCCCGCGAGCCCGGGACGTTGGACGCCCGTGCGGCGAGCAGCCGCGGCGCGAGGACGTGGATCGTCGCCCGCGAGGGCCAGCCGACGAGGTAGCGCCGCGCCGCCGGCGCCGTCGCCAGGCGCATGAGGGGGACCACCGGCTGGGCGAGGGCGAGCGCCGCGTCGGAGGGGTGGACGACGACGCTCGTGCGCTGCGGGACCTCCGGGAACGCGCCGGCGAGCCGTTCGTGCGTCGTCTCGAGCAGCTCGAGCACGCCGGTGACGTCGTCGGCGTCCTCGGACCCGTGCCGCGCGCTGAAGTGGGTGCTCTCCGTCTCCTCCCACGCCATGACCCGCCTTGACCATTCGCCGCAGGCCGCCCGCCGCCTGCCCGCTCGTCGCAGGGCCTGTCCGAGACACGGCGTCGCGGCCTGGCAGGATGCGCGCCATGCTCCGCCAGGCCCTGCGCGCCGCCGTGCTCATCGGCGGGTCCTCCATGCTCCTGGCCGCCTGCGGCGGCGACGACTCGAGCAGCGACGGCCCCGACGAGGAGGCCATCCGCAAGACCACGGTCACCGCGCTCACGACGCGCGACCCCGAGGTCAAGTGCACGCGCGTCGTCACGCGCGGCTTCGTCACCGCCGTGTACGGCGACCTCGCGACCTGCCGCAAGGCCGAGACGCCCGAGGCCGACGACAAGCCGCCGACCGGCGCGACGGTCAGCAACGTCCAGGGCGACGCCGAGCGCGCCACGGGCACGGTGACGGTCCAGGGCGGCGACAGCGACGGCGCCACCGGCCAGCTCACGTACGTCAAGGAAGAGGGCGAGTGGAAGGTGGCCGAGCTCAGCGTCGCCTTCCTGCGCTCCCAGCTCACGAAGGGCCTCGCGGGCGCGGCTGACGACCCGGACGCCGGCCCGCTGCAGGACCCCAAGGCGCGCGACTGCATCGGCAAGGGCCTGCAGGGCCTCGACGACCCGACCTTCCGCCAGCTCGCCTACGACGCGATCGCCGACAAGGACCCCCACCGGGAGTTCCTCCGCGTCGTCACCGAGTGCACCTCGGAGACGACCGACAGCCAGGGCGTCTCGCTGCTGCGCCGCCAGTTCGAGAGCGGCGTGCGCGAGTCGCTCAAGGGCGACGGCGCCACCGAGCAGGAGGTCGACTGCGTGGTCAAGCAGCTGCGCGAGACGATCAGCGAGGACGACATCACCGCGCAGATCCGCTCCGGCCAGCGCACCTCGCGCGAGCTGACGACGAAGGCCGCCGAGGCGATCCAGGCCTGCGGCGGCAGCCAGTCCGGCTAGCGCACGGTCAGGACGAGGGCGGTGCGGCGGCGGCCGCGTCGCGCTCGTAGGCCAGCTCGGTGCGCACGCCGAGCTCGGTGAGCCGGTCGTGCGCGTGCTCGAGCGAGCACGAGTCGACGAGCGCGGCCGCGAGCTTCGCCGCCGAGCGCATCGCCGCTGCCGGGTCGAAGCAGACCAGCCGCCCGCCGTCGGGCGTCAGCGGCACGGTGCGCCGGCCCTGGCGGATCGGCACGTCGCCGACCTCGCCGCGCGCGCAGCGAACGGCCATCGCGCTGGCCTCGGTCGGCACGACGGCGCACGCCGCATCGAGGCGGTCCAGCGCGCCCTCGGGGAGCGGCAGGTCGCCGAGGTCGCCGCCCACGGAGCGGACCTCCTCGAGGCGCTCGAGCACCTCGGCGGGCTTGAGCTCGCCGTCGCAGCCGATGCCGAAGACGACGCCCAGCACGCCCAGGCCGGCGGCCTCGAGCGCGGGTGCGGTCGCGAGCAGGACGGCGTCGGCCAGCGGGCTGGCCAGCCCGGGCTCGTCGCCGTGGGCGAGCACGTCGCCGCCGACGTCGAGCAGGACCACCACGTCGCAGCCCAGCCGCGTGGCCGCGTCGGCCAGCCCGGCCGCGGTGGCGGCGGGCCCGCCGGTCGGGTCGACGAGCACGACGTCCTCGTCGAGCAGGCCGGCGAGGTGCGCCTCGCAGAAGCGGAAGCCGCCCGGACCGCTGGTCTCGGGACGGGCGAGCGCGACCGCCGCGTTGAGCGCCTCGGCGTCGACGACCTCGTCGAGGCGCCGCGGGCCGGGGAGCGGGTCCACCGGCCGGCGCTCCCACGTCAGGCCGCCGACGACCGCGTCGGTCCCCAGCGCCTCCGCGGCCAGCGCGACGGCGTAGGACCCGACGACGTCACCACCGCCGCCGATCCCGACGACGAGGAGGCGCTGCGCGGCGGCCACCAGGTCGGTGGCCGCCATCACAGACGAGCTAGACGAGCTCGGGGACGCGCGACTCGCAGATGCCGGCGATGATCTCGGCGGCGCTCGCGAACTCGTCGTCCGACAGCACCGGGGTGCCCTCGAACGGCAGGTCGCGGGTGATCTCGAGCCAGGAGCGACAGCCGCCGTACTCGTCCTTGACGCGGACGGTCACGGGGCGCGGGATCCGGTACGTGCGCAGCAGCAGCACGTGCAGCGGGTGGCGGCGCTTCCACGCCAGGCGCTTCTCGGCGTAGTCCGTCGTCCAGACGTAGAACGGCGAGAGCTCGCAGACCGTGCGCGGGTCCGTGATGGTGAAGTGGCCGGCGACCTCGGCCCAGGCGCGAACGCGGACGCGGTCGGGCTGGTGGATGCCGCCGTCACGGGTCAGCGCGTGGAGGGGCGGCTCGCCGTCGGGCCAGACGCCCTCCTCGAGCGCGCGGCGCAGCTCGGGCATGTGCGACTCGCGGACGAGGTCGTTGCGCTGGTGGTCGAAGGTCGGATACAGGAAGAACCGGTCGTGCTCGAGCTGGAAGTGCTTCGAGGACTCACCGACGCCACCCTTCCGGAGGGTGAGGAGCTGCTCACCCTCGGCGAGCGCGCGGACGGTGACGGCCCATTCCTTGAACGCAATAGGCATAAGCGGGTGCGGGGGGAGGAGGCTGGAACAGAGGCGTGCCGCCGCGTCCGGAGGGTCGGACGAGGCCAGCGGCAACGCCCCTGCACATAAGCACAGGATGGAAACAACTGCCAAATCTCCCGGCAAAATCGGGAGATCGACAGACTGTCTAGGCGGACTTCGACAGGGTGTGCTAGTCGCCGGACGGACCGTCAGGGCCCGCCGGGCCGTCACCGAGGCGCCGTCCGGCCAGCCCCTCGAAGGCCTCGAGCAGGACCGCGAAGTCGGCGTCGCCCCGGCCGCGGCCCATGGCGGCGACGAGCGCGTCGCGCGCCGCGGCGGCCGCCGGGAACGGCACGCCGGCGCTCTGGGCCTCCTCCAGGCAGAGGCGCACGTCCTTGAGCATGTGCTCGGCCTTGAAGAGCGTCGAGAAGTCGTGGTCGCGCATCGGCGCGGCCTTCAGCGCGAGCATCGCCGAGCCGCCGGAGCCCGCGCCGAGGACGGCCTGCAGCGCGTCGAGGTCGACGCCCAGCGCGTCGGCGACGAGCAGCGCCTGGGCGACCGTCGCCGCGTTCGCCGCGGCGGTCGCGTTGTTGACGAGCTTGAGCGCCTGGCCCTGGCCGGTCGCCCCGACGTGGACGACGAGCTCGCCCATCACGTCGAACAGCGGCCGGGCGCGGTCGACGTCGTCGGCCGCGCCACCGCACATGATCGTCAGCGTCCCGTCCGCGGCCTTGGGCGACGAGCCCGTCACCGGCGCGTCGACGAAGCGCAGGCCGCGGGCCTCGAGGTCGGCGGCGATCGACCGGGCGTCGGCCGGCGCGATGGTGGACATGTCGACGACGAGCGTCCCGTCGCCCGCCCCGTCCGCCGCGCCGTCTTCGCCGAGCAGGACCGAGCGCACCTGCGCGCCGTCCACGACCATCGAGACCACGACCTCGGCGCCGTCGGCGGCCTCGCGCGGCGTGGCGGCGACCGCGGCGCGGTGCTCGTCGGCCCAGGCCTGCGCCTTGCCGGGGGTGCGGGTCCAGACCGTCAGCTCGTGGCCGGCCCGCACGAGGTTCGCGGCCATGCGCGACCCCATGATCCCGAGGCCGAGGAAGGCGACACGCACGGCGCTCAGCCCGCGGCGGGCGCGGGGTCCTGGGGCGTTGCGAACGCCCCGCCGTCGATGAGCTCCACGCGGTAGCCGTCGGGGTCGGCGACGAACGCGATGCGCGGCAGGTCGTCGCGGCCGCCCGGCCGGTAGGCCGGCTTCTCGGGGTGCACGTCGGCCTCCTCGGCCAGCGTGGCCAGCGTCGCGTCGAGGTCGTCGACGGTGACCGCGATGTGGTTGAAGCCCTCGCCGAGCGGATAGGGCTCCTCACGGCCGACGTTCACCGTGAGCTCGAGCCGGTCGCCGTCGCCGGGCAGCCCGAGGTAGACGTTGTAGGCCGTCTCGAAGGTGAGGCGGCCCGTCTCCTCGAACCCGAGCAGGGCGTAGAAGCGCACCGACGCGTCGGGGTCGCGGACGCGCAGGCAGGTGTGGACCAGGGAGGCGGGCATGGCCTCACTCTGCCAGCGCGGGTGCCGACAGGCGCGCTAGGGGTGGAGCTTCTGACCCGCGGCGAGCATCGCGACCAGCCGCTCGATGCGCCGCTCGCGGGTCCCCGGGCGCTTGGCCTCGGCGGTGACGCGGTGCAGGACCGCGTAGCGGTTGGTCGCGTCGAGCGCGGCGAACGCCGCGGCCGCCTGCGGGTCGGCGTCGAGCGCCGCCTGCAGGTCGGCGGGGACGGTCGCGGTGCTCGGCGGCTCGTAGGCGGCGTCCCAGCGGCCGTCGGCCTTGGCCTTCTCGACCTCCGCCATCCCGCTCGGGCGCATCCGCCCCTCGGCGATGAGCGCCTCGGCCTTCTCGGTGTTGATGCGCGACCACCGGCTGCGGGGCCGGCGCGGCACCCACCGCTGGCCGGTCCACGTCTCGTCGATGCCGTGGGACTGGCCGTCGATCCAGCCGAAGCAGAGGGCGAGGTCCAGCGCCTCGGCGCGGGTGACGCTCGGCACGCCGGCGCCCTTCTTGGCGAGCTTCATCCACAGCCCCGGCCCGTCGTGGTTGGCCTCGAGCCACGCCTCGAAGGCCGCCGCGTCCTCGAACGACAGGACCGGGAGACCGTCCTCGCCCGGCTTGGCCATCTACGCCTGGGGCTCCACGACCAGCCCGAGGCGGTAGGCGGCTGCGGCCGCCTCGGTGCGCGAGCGCACGCCGAGCTTGGCCAGGATCCGCGAGACGTGGACCGAGGCGGTCTTCTCGGCCATGAACAGGCGCTCGCCGATCTCGCGGTTCGTCCGCCCGTCGGCCACGAGCAGCAGGACCTCGAGCTCGCGCGGGGTGAGGCCGAGCTCGGTCGCCGGCTCGGGGACCTCCGGCTGGGCGGCCGTGGCGCCGGCGGCCGACCCCGGCGTGCCGTCCGCGCCGGCCGGGTCGCCGTCGTCGAGGCGCAGCCGGCCGCGGCGGGCCAGGCCCTCGATCGCGTCCCTGAGCCACGCCGCACCGAGCTCGGTGGCGACGGCGCACGCGGTGCGTGCCGCCTCGGTCGCGCCGGCGCGGTCGCCGGTGAGCAGCCGCGCCTCGGCCTCCTCCCAGCGCGCGCTCGCCACGCCGTAGGGGCGCGACATGGCGTCCCAGAGCTCCGCGGCGCGGGCCCACAGCTCGGGGCGCGGCGCGCCGCCGGCCAGCGCCGCCTCGGCCTCGGCGACCGCCGCATGGGCCGCGGTCTCCGGGATCGCCCGGCCGTGCCGGGTCCCCGCGAGGACGATCGCCCGCGCCGCGTAGTCCGCGGCACGGCCCGCCGCCTCGGCCTCGTCGCCGGGACGGCCCAGATCGCGCGCCATCCGCGCCGCGTCGGCCTCCACCCCCGCGCCGACCGCCAGGATCCGCGCCATCCGCGGCGCGTCCTCGAGTCCCGGCTCACCGCGCTTGAGCCGCGACAGGCCCCAGTCGATCGCGTCGCGCGCCTCGTCGATCCGGCGCTCGCGGCGGTGCAGCGCGGCCAGCAGCGACGCGATGGGGGAGATCCACTGCGGCTCGAGCATCTGCCCCGCGCTCTCGCGGGTCTGCGCCAGGCGCTCCCGGGCGCGGTCGTGCTCACCGCGGGCGAGCTCGAGCTCGGCCCGGCGGATCTGGAAGAACATCCGGTTCTGGCCCTCGTGACGCGGCGCGCTGCCGGCGGGCAGCAGCTCGTCGGACTCCCGCCACAGCCCGAGGTGGAACGCCGCCTCGGCGCGCTGGAAGCCGATCCACGTGCCGTGGTGGCCGAGCTCCTTGGCCTCCGCCGTGCCGCGCACGAGCAGGTCGTGGGCCTCCTCGGCCCGGCCGGCGAGCAGCAGCGTGTCCGAGAGGTTGATGTAGGCCCGCATGAGCTGGTCGGCCATGCCGTCCGCCCGCGCCCCGTCGAGGGCGGCGCGCAGCGTGTCGATCGCCCCGCCGGGGTCGCCGAGCGCCAGCAGGCAGACCCCGCGGGTGTTCAGCGCGTGCAGCTCCGCCCACCGCGAGCCGGCCGCGCGCGCCGAGCGCAGGGCCACCTGGCAGAGCTCGTCGGCGTCGGCGTAGCTGCCCCAGAGCATCAGCGACGACGCCTTGCGAGCCAGGAGCTTCGCCCGCAGGACGGTCGGCCGGTCGGCGGGCAGGAGGTCCAGCGCCTCGTCCCAGGTCGCGAAGGCCTGCTCGCCGTGGCCGCGGCTCCACTGCGCGCGGCCGAGGCGGTGCAGCAGCGACGCGGCGCGCACCGGCTCCTCCTCGCGGTCGAGCTCGGCGAGCGCCCGGCGGGCGAGCTCGGCGGAGCGCGCGGGCTCGTCGTCGCGGGCGACCGCGGCGCGCTGCAGGAGCTCGACGTGGTCGATGCCCAGCAGCTCCTCGGCGTCCGGGACGTGGTCCCACAGCTCGAGCGCGCGCTCGAACAGGTCACCCGCCTCGCCCGCGGCGTGGACGTCCCACGCCGCCTCGCCGGCCCGTACCGCGGCCACGAGCGCGCGGGGGCGCTCGCCGGCCTGGTCGTAGTGGTGGGCGATCATCGCCGCCTCGGTCGGCTTGACGCAGACCTCGCCGTCGAGCCGGCGCTCCAGCGCCTCGGCCAGGACGAGGTGCAGCTCGGCCTCCTCGCCGGGCAGGAAGTCGTCGGCGACGACCTCGCGCAGCAGCTCGTGGCGGAAGCTCAGCGTCCCGTTGGGGTGGGTGAGCAGGACGTTGTGCGTGACCGCCTCGCGCACGCCGTCGCGGACCTCGCGGGCGTCGAGCCCGCTGACCTCCTGCAGGACCTCGAGCATCACGCGCTTGCCGGCCGCGACCCAGCGCAGCGCCTCCTGCGCCGCGTCGGGCAGCGCGTCGACGCGCAGCATGAGCGCGTCGCGCAGCGACCCGGCCAGCTCGCCCCGGCCGTCGCTGCCGGCGGCCAGCAGCTCCTCGGCGAAGAGCGGGACGCCCTCGCTGCGCTGCCACAGCCGCTCGACGAGGCCCTCGGCCGCGGGGGCCCCGAGGATGTCGCCGAGCGCGAGGCGCAGCTCGTCGCGGGTGAAGCGCTGCAGCTCGACGCGCCGGACGTTGGACTGGCGCTCGACCTCGGCGAGGACCGGGCGCAGCGGGTGGCGGCGGTGCAGCTCGTCGGAGCGGTACGTCCCCAGGACCAGGATCCGCTCGGCGCAGAGGTTGCGCGCGAGGAACGCGAGGAACTCGCGGGTGGAGCGGTCGGCCCAGTGCAGGTCGTCGAGGACGAGCAGCAGCGGCTGCTGGCGCCCGAGGCGGTCCAGGAGCGCGAGCAGCAGCTCGAAGAGCCGGCCGCGCCCGCTGCCGCCGAGCGGCTCGATCTGCAGGTCGCCCGGGACGCCGAGCTCCGGCAGCAGGCGCGCGAGCTCGGCGCGCGCCGGGCCGAGCTCGTCGAAGACCGGGTCGCCCTCGCGGGCCAGGCCGCGCAGCGCGCCGACGATCGGCGCGTAGGGCAGCTCGCCGTCGCCGAGCTCGAGGCAGTCGCCCCACAGTGCGCGCGCGCCGGCCTCCTCCGCACGGCGGCGCACCTGCGTGGCGAAGCGGCTCTTGCCGACGCCCGACTCCCCGGCGACGAGCGCCACGCGGGCCTTCCCGCCCAGGACGTCCGCCAGCGCCCGCTCGAGCTCTGCGAGCTCCGCGGTGCGACCGACGAAGACGTCGCTCGTGACACGCTGGGGCACGCCCCCATCGTCCCACGGCCGGGCAAGGCCCGCCACGGCCCCGCGGTCCTCGGCTAGGCCGGGCGGGGGCGGATGCTCGGACGCCGGGCGCGCACCGGGCGCCACCTGCGGAACCGGTGGAGGCGGGGCACGGCGGAGAGAGAGGCCTGTGCCGCGCGGGTCCGCTGCGCCCGGCGCACGCTCGCCTCGGCGTCGAGGAGCTCGTTCTGGAGGAGGAAGTGCATGGGAGCATCGTGCTCCTGAGGGGTGGTCCTCCACATCGGGTGGGCGAGCCGTCTTGGCGGCCCGCAGACCTCAGTCCTGCGCGCCGACCCCTTACTCACGTCGGGTGCAACCCCTTAGTCCCCCGGCCGCGCTGATGGCGGCCATCAGCAGGGCTTCTACGAGGCGCTCTCCGGCGCTCCGTGACCGCCGCCGCCGGGCGTCTCGAGCCGCAGCGCCTCCCCCGCCGCGAGCTCGCCGGTGGCCTTGGGCGCCAGCTCCTCCTCCGTCCCGTCGGCGCGCACGAGGACGTTGCGCCCGCGGGCGCCCGGCGCGCCGCCGTCGGCGCCGGGCGGGGCGTGGCGACGGCGCTCGGTGATGAGGCTGTAGGCCAGCGGCTCGCGCGCCCGCCACTCGCGCACGAGCCCGTCGCCGCCGCGGTGGCGGCCGTCCCCGCCGCTGCCGCGCCGGCGCTCGAGGCGCACGACGTCGACCGGGAACTCGAGCTCGAAGGCCTCGACCGGGGTGTTGCGGGTGTTGGACATCGCCACGTGCACGCCGCTCGGCCCGTCGGCGTCCGGGCATGCGCCCTGGCCGCCGCCGAGCGTCTCGTAGGACGTCCAGTCGTCGGTGCCCAGCGTGATGTTGTTCATCGTCCCCTGGCCGCAGGCGCGGCCGAAGGCCTGCAGGACGAGGTCGGCCACGCGGCTCGAGGTCTCGACGTTGCCGCCGGCGACCGCCGCGGGCGCGCGGGCGTCGAGCAGCGTCCCCGGATCGGTCAGGACCTCCACCGGCCGCATGGCGCCGGCCGTCGGCGGGATGTCGGCGTCGGTGAGCACGCGCACCGCGAAGGCGCAGGCGCTGACCGTCACCGCCCGCGGGCAGTTGAGGTTGCCGGGGTCCTGGCCGGCCGAACCCCGCAGGTCGAGCACCAGGCGGTCGCCGTCGACGGTCGCACGCAGGCGCAGCTCGAGGTCCCCGTCGACGCCCTCGAGGACGTCGACGGCCTCGTGGACGCCGTCGGGCAGCGCGGCGAGGCACGCGCGGGTGCGCCGCTCGCTGTAGTCGAGCACCTCGTCGACGGCGGCCTGCAAGGTCTCGCGGCCGACGCGCGCCGCGAGCTCGCGCAGCCGACCCGCGCCCGTGCGGTTGGCCGCGAGCTGCGCGCGCAGGTCGGCGCGGCGCTCGGCGGGA
The DNA window shown above is from Conexibacter sp. SYSU D00693 and carries:
- a CDS encoding DUF1152 domain-containing protein, whose protein sequence is MAATDLVAAAQRLLVVGIGGGGDVVGSYAVALAAEALGTDAVVGGLTWERRPVDPLPGPRRLDEVVDAEALNAAVALARPETSGPGGFRFCEAHLAGLLDEDVVLVDPTGGPAATAAGLADAATRLGCDVVVLLDVGGDVLAHGDEPGLASPLADAVLLATAPALEAAGLGVLGVVFGIGCDGELKPAEVLERLEEVRSVGGDLGDLPLPEGALDRLDAACAVVPTEASAMAVRCARGEVGDVPIRQGRRTVPLTPDGGRLVCFDPAAAMRSAAKLAAALVDSCSLEHAHDRLTELGVRTELAYERDAAAAAPPSS
- a CDS encoding DUF1802 family protein; this translates as MPIAFKEWAVTVRALAEGEQLLTLRKGGVGESSKHFQLEHDRFFLYPTFDHQRNDLVRESHMPELRRALEEGVWPDGEPPLHALTRDGGIHQPDRVRVRAWAEVAGHFTITDPRTVCELSPFYVWTTDYAEKRLAWKRRHPLHVLLLRTYRIPRPVTVRVKDEYGGCRSWLEITRDLPFEGTPVLSDDEFASAAEIIAGICESRVPELV
- a CDS encoding NAD(P)-dependent oxidoreductase — encoded protein: MRVAFLGLGIMGSRMAANLVRAGHELTVWTRTPGKAQAWADEHRAAVAATPREAADGAEVVVSMVVDGAQVRSVLLGEDGAADGAGDGTLVVDMSTIAPADARSIAADLEARGLRFVDAPVTGSSPKAADGTLTIMCGGAADDVDRARPLFDVMGELVVHVGATGQGQALKLVNNATAAANAATVAQALLVADALGVDLDALQAVLGAGSGGSAMLALKAAPMRDHDFSTLFKAEHMLKDVRLCLEEAQSAGVPFPAAAAARDALVAAMGRGRGDADFAVLLEAFEGLAGRRLGDGPAGPDGPSGD
- a CDS encoding VOC family protein — encoded protein: MPASLVHTCLRVRDPDASVRFYALLGFEETGRLTFETAYNVYLGLPGDGDRLELTVNVGREEPYPLGEGFNHIAVTVDDLDATLATLAEEADVHPEKPAYRPGGRDDLPRIAFVADPDGYRVELIDGGAFATPQDPAPAAG
- a CDS encoding YdeI family protein, whose protein sequence is MAKPGEDGLPVLSFEDAAAFEAWLEANHDGPGLWMKLAKKGAGVPSVTRAEALDLALCFGWIDGQSHGIDETWTGQRWVPRRPRSRWSRINTEKAEALIAEGRMRPSGMAEVEKAKADGRWDAAYEPPSTATVPADLQAALDADPQAAAAFAALDATNRYAVLHRVTAEAKRPGTRERRIERLVAMLAAGQKLHP
- a CDS encoding AAA family ATPase gives rise to the protein MPQRVTSDVFVGRTAELAELERALADVLGGKARVALVAGESGVGKSRFATQVRRRAEEAGARALWGDCLELGDGELPYAPIVGALRGLAREGDPVFDELGPARAELARLLPELGVPGDLQIEPLGGSGRGRLFELLLALLDRLGRQQPLLLVLDDLHWADRSTREFLAFLARNLCAERILVLGTYRSDELHRRHPLRPVLAEVERQSNVRRVELQRFTRDELRLALGDILGAPAAEGLVERLWQRSEGVPLFAEELLAAGSDGRGELAGSLRDALMLRVDALPDAAQEALRWVAAGKRVMLEVLQEVSGLDAREVRDGVREAVTHNVLLTHPNGTLSFRHELLREVVADDFLPGEEAELHLVLAEALERRLDGEVCVKPTEAAMIAHHYDQAGERPRALVAAVRAGEAAWDVHAAGEAGDLFERALELWDHVPDAEELLGIDHVELLQRAAVARDDEPARSAELARRALAELDREEEPVRAASLLHRLGRAQWSRGHGEQAFATWDEALDLLPADRPTVLRAKLLARKASSLMLWGSYADADELCQVALRSARAAGSRWAELHALNTRGVCLLALGDPGGAIDTLRAALDGARADGMADQLMRAYINLSDTLLLAGRAEEAHDLLVRGTAEAKELGHHGTWIGFQRAEAAFHLGLWRESDELLPAGSAPRHEGQNRMFFQIRRAELELARGEHDRARERLAQTRESAGQMLEPQWISPIASLLAALHRRERRIDEARDAIDWGLSRLKRGEPGLEDAPRMARILAVGAGVEADAARMARDLGRPGDEAEAAGRAADYAARAIVLAGTRHGRAIPETAAHAAVAEAEAALAGGAPRPELWARAAELWDAMSRPYGVASARWEEAEARLLTGDRAGATEAARTACAVATELGAAWLRDAIEGLARRGRLRLDDGDPAGADGTPGSAAGATAAQPEVPEPATELGLTPRELEVLLLVADGRTNREIGERLFMAEKTASVHVSRILAKLGVRSRTEAAAAAYRLGLVVEPQA
- a CDS encoding hydantoinase B/oxoprolinase family protein, giving the protein MSIDAIELQVVLGALRAACEEAGAVLVRSAHSANIKERRDCSTALFAPDGQMAMQAEHIPVHLGAMPASVEAVLGEDHRPGVSWVLNDPYRGGTHLPDITVVTPVFEAEDGGALLGFAASRAHHADVGAKVPGSMPADSRTLEEEGVVIAPRVLDATAVEELSARMRGPAERRADLRAQLAANRTGAGRLRELAARVGRETLQAAVDEVLDYSERRTRACLAALPDGVHEAVDVLEGVDGDLELRLRATVDGDRLVLDLRGSAGQDPGNLNCPRAVTVSACAFAVRVLTDADIPPTAGAMRPVEVLTDPGTLLDARAPAAVAGGNVETSSRVADLVLQAFGRACGQGTMNNITLGTDDWTSYETLGGGQGACPDADGPSGVHVAMSNTRNTPVEAFELEFPVDVVRLERRRGSGGDGRHRGGDGLVREWRAREPLAYSLITERRRHAPPGADGGAPGARGRNVLVRADGTEEELAPKATGELAAGEALRLETPGGGGHGAPESAS